A part of Rhinatrema bivittatum chromosome 16, aRhiBiv1.1, whole genome shotgun sequence genomic DNA contains:
- the COPS7A gene encoding COP9 signalosome complex subunit 7a isoform X2 has translation MAMELKVTNQNQEQFLLLAKAAKGAALAALISQVLEAPGVYVFGELLDMPSVKELANGDHASTYRLLNVFAYGTYADYLAGSSSLPSLSQAQKNKLRHLSIVSLAAKIKCIPYAVLLEELRLKNVRQLEDLIIEAIYADVVRGTLDQRNQRLEVDHSIGRDIRRTDLGAIVHTLQEWCLGCEAMLSGIEEQIGRANQQKEQQLSINQQIESEVTNLKKTIKVTTAAAASQDPEQHAAEMREPPAGTNQRQSNKKASKGKG, from the exons ATGGCAATGGAGCTGAAGGTGACTAATCAGAATCAAGAGCAGTTCCTACTTCTGGCTAAGGCTGCAAAGGGAGCAGCACTGGCAGCTCTCATATCCCAGGTTCTAGAGGCCCCTGGGGTCTATGTCTTCGGAGAGTTACTGGATATGCCCAGTGTCAAAGag TTGGCGAATGGTGATCACGCGTCTACCTACCGTCTGCTCAATGTTTTTGCTTATGGAACCTACGCTGATTACCTGG CAGGCTCCTCCAGCCTTCCCTCCCTCAGCCAGGCACAGAAGAACAAGCTCAGGCATCTCTCCATAGTCTCATTGGCAGCCAAGATCAAG TGTATTCCGTATGCTGTCCTTTTGGAGGAACTACGGCTGAAAAACGTTCGCCAGCTGGAGGATCTCATCATTGAAGCCATCTATGCGGATGTGGTACGTGGCACTTTGGACCAGCGAAACCAGAGACTGGAGGTGGATCACAGCATTGGGCGGGACATCCGCCGTACAGATCTGGGTGCAATCGTGCACACGTTGCAGGAGTG GTGCTTGGGTTGTGAAGCAATGCTTTCTGGAATTGAGGAACAGATCGGTCGAGCTAATCAGCAGAAAGAGCAGCAGCTGAGTATCAACCAACAGATTGAGAGTGAG GTAACAAATCTAAAGAAGACAATTAAAGTGACCACAGCAGCTGCTGCATCTCAAGACCCCGAGCAGCATGCAGCTGAGATGAGAGAGCCCCCAGCTGGCACCAACCAGCGGCAATCTAACAAGAAGGCATCCAAGGGCAAAGGGTAA
- the COPS7A gene encoding COP9 signalosome complex subunit 7a isoform X1 has protein sequence MAMELKVTNQNQEQFLLLAKAAKGAALAALISQVLEAPGVYVFGELLDMPSVKELANGDHASTYRLLNVFAYGTYADYLAGSSSLPSLSQAQKNKLRHLSIVSLAAKIKCIPYAVLLEELRLKNVRQLEDLIIEAIYADVVRGTLDQRNQRLEVDHSIGRDIRRTDLGAIVHTLQEWCLGCEAMLSGIEEQIGRANQQKEQQLSINQQIESEVTNLKKTIKVTTAAAASQDPEQHAAEMREPPAGTNQRQSNKKASKGKGLRGSGKMWSKSS, from the exons ATGGCAATGGAGCTGAAGGTGACTAATCAGAATCAAGAGCAGTTCCTACTTCTGGCTAAGGCTGCAAAGGGAGCAGCACTGGCAGCTCTCATATCCCAGGTTCTAGAGGCCCCTGGGGTCTATGTCTTCGGAGAGTTACTGGATATGCCCAGTGTCAAAGag TTGGCGAATGGTGATCACGCGTCTACCTACCGTCTGCTCAATGTTTTTGCTTATGGAACCTACGCTGATTACCTGG CAGGCTCCTCCAGCCTTCCCTCCCTCAGCCAGGCACAGAAGAACAAGCTCAGGCATCTCTCCATAGTCTCATTGGCAGCCAAGATCAAG TGTATTCCGTATGCTGTCCTTTTGGAGGAACTACGGCTGAAAAACGTTCGCCAGCTGGAGGATCTCATCATTGAAGCCATCTATGCGGATGTGGTACGTGGCACTTTGGACCAGCGAAACCAGAGACTGGAGGTGGATCACAGCATTGGGCGGGACATCCGCCGTACAGATCTGGGTGCAATCGTGCACACGTTGCAGGAGTG GTGCTTGGGTTGTGAAGCAATGCTTTCTGGAATTGAGGAACAGATCGGTCGAGCTAATCAGCAGAAAGAGCAGCAGCTGAGTATCAACCAACAGATTGAGAGTGAG GTAACAAATCTAAAGAAGACAATTAAAGTGACCACAGCAGCTGCTGCATCTCAAGACCCCGAGCAGCATGCAGCTGAGATGAGAGAGCCCCCAGCTGGCACCAACCAGCGGCAATCTAACAAGAAGGCATCCAAGGGCAAAGG ACTTCGAGGAAGTGGAAAGATGTGGTCTAAGTCCAGCTGA